From a single Apium graveolens cultivar Ventura chromosome 2, ASM990537v1, whole genome shotgun sequence genomic region:
- the LOC141708563 gene encoding uncharacterized protein LOC141708563 isoform X1, protein MGIRRLLTLLTYFLMAMCISLVLLTYIEPFFLIVEFKPPVIRPLLVPSKDLFSKRFKDDKSTGTESSKAHLILSPNFSPPSKKMRIGHSNFLNQEQPDTIMPLVYYSYEVDSKSSQFARHLGDLLRPQTMESYSAKSISQTFDETTGQAFHVFQSAMALRDLYESEFEKFSQLETEHKTCPEKLQAALDRAGENLKMAKEIQKELDDFVVKVQYLESEMREVTNKAAKQQIMRTRVEMMLEYSCGEWESWDVCDTLKTYNELFPNDAFALDDFNIVEGELKTPLEMTYAPPVPNED, encoded by the exons ATGGGTATACGCCGTCTTCTCACACTGTTGACATATTTCTTGATGGCTATGTGTATTTCCCTCGTGCTCCTAACATACATTGAACCCTTCTTCTTGATTGTAGAATTCAAGCCCCCCGTGATCCGCCCTCTGCTGGTGCCCAGCAAGGACTTGTTCTCAAAGAGATTCAAAGATGATAAATCTACTGGTACAGAGTCATCCAAAGCCCACTTGATCTTAAGCCCTAATTTCAGCCCCCCTTCCAAAAAGATGAGGATAGGTCACTCTAACTTCTTGAATCAGGAACAACCAGACACCATCATGCCCCTTGTTTATTACAGCTATGAAGTTGACTCCAAGTCATCCCAGTTCGCACGACATTTGGGAGATTTACTTCGTCCTCAAACGATGGAAAGCTATTCTGCTAAAAGCATCAGTCAGACATTTGATGAGACTACTGGTCAAGCTTTTCAC GTTTTTCAAAGTGCCATGGCTCTTCGTGATCTCTATGAAAGTGAATTTGAGAAGTTTTCCCAACTCGAGACGGAGCATAAGACGTGTCCAGAGAAGCTCCAAGCTGCTCTTGATCGTGCTGGTGAAAATCTGAAGATGGCTAAAGAGATCCAGAAAGAGCTTGATGACTTTGTAGTCAAAGTTCAATATTTGGAGTCCGAGATGCGTGAAGTGACCAACAAGGCCGCCAAACAGCAGATCATGCGCACCCGTGTGGAGATGATGTTGGAGTACTCTTGTGGAGAGTGGGAGTCGTGGGATGTGTGTGATACACTGAAGACTTACAACGAGCTCTTTCCTAATGACGCCTTTGCATTAGATGACTTCAATATTGTAGAGGGTGAGCTTAAGACCCCTCTCGAAATGACTTATGCTCCTCCAGTTCCAAATGAAGATTGA
- the LOC141708563 gene encoding uncharacterized protein LOC141708563 isoform X2 yields the protein MEFKPPVIRPLLVPSKDLFSKRFKDDKSTGTESSKAHLILSPNFSPPSKKMRIGHSNFLNQEQPDTIMPLVYYSYEVDSKSSQFARHLGDLLRPQTMESYSAKSISQTFDETTGQAFHVFQSAMALRDLYESEFEKFSQLETEHKTCPEKLQAALDRAGENLKMAKEIQKELDDFVVKVQYLESEMREVTNKAAKQQIMRTRVEMMLEYSCGEWESWDVCDTLKTYNELFPNDAFALDDFNIVEGELKTPLEMTYAPPVPNED from the exons ATGG AATTCAAGCCCCCCGTGATCCGCCCTCTGCTGGTGCCCAGCAAGGACTTGTTCTCAAAGAGATTCAAAGATGATAAATCTACTGGTACAGAGTCATCCAAAGCCCACTTGATCTTAAGCCCTAATTTCAGCCCCCCTTCCAAAAAGATGAGGATAGGTCACTCTAACTTCTTGAATCAGGAACAACCAGACACCATCATGCCCCTTGTTTATTACAGCTATGAAGTTGACTCCAAGTCATCCCAGTTCGCACGACATTTGGGAGATTTACTTCGTCCTCAAACGATGGAAAGCTATTCTGCTAAAAGCATCAGTCAGACATTTGATGAGACTACTGGTCAAGCTTTTCAC GTTTTTCAAAGTGCCATGGCTCTTCGTGATCTCTATGAAAGTGAATTTGAGAAGTTTTCCCAACTCGAGACGGAGCATAAGACGTGTCCAGAGAAGCTCCAAGCTGCTCTTGATCGTGCTGGTGAAAATCTGAAGATGGCTAAAGAGATCCAGAAAGAGCTTGATGACTTTGTAGTCAAAGTTCAATATTTGGAGTCCGAGATGCGTGAAGTGACCAACAAGGCCGCCAAACAGCAGATCATGCGCACCCGTGTGGAGATGATGTTGGAGTACTCTTGTGGAGAGTGGGAGTCGTGGGATGTGTGTGATACACTGAAGACTTACAACGAGCTCTTTCCTAATGACGCCTTTGCATTAGATGACTTCAATATTGTAGAGGGTGAGCTTAAGACCCCTCTCGAAATGACTTATGCTCCTCCAGTTCCAAATGAAGATTGA
- the LOC141701579 gene encoding uncharacterized protein LOC141701579, translating into MLPVEILAPTAIYGLTIVGSNQDEMLQDLDTVDELRDMAKIQLASYQHKVANSYNKNVHIRTFVVGNLVLRKVHPNTMDANAGKFVDAWEGPYFVDDVMGR; encoded by the coding sequence ATGTTGCCCGTAGAGATTCTTGCACCAACAGCTATATATGGGCTGACAATAGTGGGTTCTAACCAGGATGAGATGTTACAAGATTTGGACACGGTGGATGAACTACGTGACATGGCAAAAATACAATTGGCATCGTATCAGCACAAAGTGGCCAACAGTTACAACAAGAACGTCCACATAAGGACCTTTGTTGTGGGCAATCTGGTCCTAAGGAAAGTGCACCCAAACACAATGGATGCAAATGCAGGAAAGTTTGTTGATGCATGGGAAGGTCCCTACTTCGTTGATGACGTTATGGGAAGATGA
- the LOC141701584 gene encoding uncharacterized protein LOC141701584 yields MEVYIDDMVLKSVNAATHVKDLEEVFDILRSYNMKLNPSKCNFAVSSGKFLGHMVTRRDFSPNLLSKADEELRQIVSKVEVEPCILYTDGASNVNDTGLGLVLKSPQGDILAYSICCEFKATNNEAEYEALIIGLTMAIDLEINHINVYCDSLLIVNHVNGNYEVKDEKMTTYLEIVKELRHKFTLFNIQHIPRE; encoded by the exons ATGGAAGTATACATTGACGACATGGTGCTCAAATCTGTCAATGCAGCCACTCACGTCAAGGATTTGGAAGAAGTTTTTGACATTCTGCGATCTTACAACATGAAACTCAATCCCTCTAAATGCAACTTCGCAGTCTCATCTGGCAAATTCTTGGGACACATGGTCACACGGAGAG ACTTCAGCCCAAATCTACTAAGTAAAGCTGATGAAGAATTACGACAAATAGTCTCAAAGGTAGAAGTGGAACCATGTATACTATATACTGATGGAGCCTCGAACGTTAACGACACTGGTCTGGGGCTTGTGCTAAAGTCGCCACAAGGGGACATCCTGGCTTATTCCATATGCTGTGAATTCAAAGCCACGAACAATGAAGCGGAATATGAGGCATTGATCATTGGTCTGACAATGGCCATTGACCTGGAAATCAATCACATTAATGTTTATTGTGATTCACTTCTCATTGTCAACCATGTCAATGGAAATTACGAAGTAAAGGATGAAAAGATGACGACCTATTTAGAAATCGTGAAAGAGTTGCGACATAAATTCACCCTGTTCAACATCCAACATATCCCAAGAGAATAA